A genomic segment from Oscillospiraceae bacterium encodes:
- a CDS encoding DUF1846 domain-containing protein, protein MSKVGFDNEKYLTMQSQHIRERISQFGGKLYLEFGGKLFDDYHASRVLPGFQPDSKLKMLLQLKEQVEVVIVINSSDIEKNKLRGDLGITYDLDVIRLIDSFRNVGIYVGSVVITQFKGQTVAEAFQKRLESLGVKVYRHYPIDGYPSDIAKIVSDDGYGKNEYIETTRDLVVVTAPGPGSGKMATCLSQLYHEHKRNIKAGYAKFETFPIWNLPLQHPVNLAYEAATADLNDVNMIDPFHLEAYGQTTVNYNRDVEIFPVVKAMFEKITGTCPYKSPTDMGVNMAGNCIIDDNLVMQASKQEILRRYYVALCDQKKGLIDQEVVYKLELLMKKASITVYDRKVIAPALQKSALTGAPAAAMQLKDGTIVTGKTSSLLGASSALLLNALKALAGLDDELHLISPVIIEPIQHLKVDHLGNRNPRLHTDEALVALSICAATDPKAELAMEQLSKLRGCEVHSSVILSSVDENVFKRLGVNLTCEPSFRHSSAKI, encoded by the coding sequence ATGAGCAAGGTTGGTTTTGATAACGAAAAATATCTTACAATGCAATCGCAGCATATCAGAGAGCGTATTTCTCAGTTTGGCGGCAAGCTTTATCTTGAGTTTGGCGGCAAGCTGTTTGACGATTATCACGCTTCCCGTGTTTTGCCCGGTTTTCAGCCTGACAGTAAGCTTAAAATGCTTTTACAGCTTAAGGAACAGGTTGAGGTTGTTATTGTAATTAACTCTTCTGATATAGAAAAAAACAAGCTCAGAGGCGACTTGGGAATTACCTATGACCTGGATGTTATAAGACTTATTGACAGCTTCAGAAATGTAGGAATTTATGTAGGCAGTGTTGTTATAACCCAATTTAAAGGCCAGACAGTTGCAGAAGCTTTTCAAAAACGTTTGGAAAGCTTAGGTGTAAAAGTATACCGCCACTATCCGATAGACGGATACCCTTCTGATATTGCTAAAATAGTAAGTGATGACGGCTACGGAAAAAATGAGTATATAGAGACAACGAGAGACCTTGTGGTTGTTACAGCCCCAGGTCCCGGAAGCGGAAAAATGGCTACATGTCTTTCTCAGCTTTATCACGAGCATAAGCGTAATATTAAAGCGGGCTATGCAAAATTCGAAACCTTTCCTATTTGGAATTTGCCTTTACAGCATCCTGTAAATCTTGCATATGAAGCGGCAACAGCGGACCTTAACGATGTCAATATGATAGACCCGTTTCACTTGGAGGCTTATGGACAAACAACAGTAAATTACAATAGAGACGTAGAAATTTTCCCTGTTGTAAAAGCTATGTTTGAAAAAATTACAGGAACCTGTCCTTATAAATCGCCTACCGATATGGGAGTAAATATGGCGGGTAACTGTATAATAGATGATAATCTTGTTATGCAGGCATCTAAACAGGAGATTTTGCGCCGTTATTATGTGGCTCTTTGTGATCAGAAAAAAGGCTTGATTGACCAAGAGGTTGTATATAAATTAGAGCTTCTTATGAAAAAAGCTTCAATTACTGTTTATGACAGAAAGGTTATCGCACCTGCTTTGCAAAAATCAGCTTTGACGGGAGCACCCGCAGCGGCAATGCAGTTAAAGGACGGTACTATTGTAACAGGAAAAACCTCTTCCTTGTTAGGCGCTTCCTCAGCGTTACTTTTAAATGCACTTAAAGCTCTTGCGGGTCTTGATGATGAGCTTCATCTTATTTCTCCTGTTATTATTGAGCCTATACAGCATTTAAAGGTTGACCATTTGGGCAACAGAAACCCAAGATTGCATACAGACGAGGCGTTGGTTGCACTTTCAATTTGTGCGGCAACAGACCCTAAAGCAGAGCTTGCTATGGAGCAGCTTTCAAAGCTTCGAGGCTGTGAAGTTCATTCGTCGGTTATTCTTTCCTCGGTAGATGAAAACGTTTTCAAACGTTTAGGTGTAAATTTAACCTGCGAACCCTCGTTCAGACATTCATCTGCAAAAATATAA
- a CDS encoding valine--tRNA ligase has translation MTMAKELNKIYEPNEVEDRIYKFWEDNGYFHAEVNPDKKPFTIVIPPPNVTGQLHMGHALDETLQDILIRHKRMQGYEALWLPGTDHAGIATQIKVEENLRKEGKTRYDLGREAFIERVWEWKNLYGNRIIQQLKKLGSSCDWERERFTMDEGCSKAVREVFVNLYEKGLIYKGNKIINWCPSCTTALSDAEVEYAEEQGNFWHIKYPVKDSDEFVIIATTRPETLLGDTAVAVHPEDERYAHLVGKTLILPLVNKEIPVIADEYVEKDFGTGCVKITPCHDPNDYEVGKRHNLEEVLIFDENAVVNKNGGKYEGLSRFDARKAVVEDLEALGLLVKIEPITHNVGKCYRCGNSVEPITSSQWFVKMKPLAQEAINVVEDRRVEFVPDRFSKTYLHWMENVHDWCISRQLWWGHQIPAFYCQDCGEMVVSKEDVWVCPKCGGKMKQEEDVLDTWFSSALWPFSTLGWPDKTKELEYFYPTSVLVTGYDIIFFWVARMIFSGMEHMKKEPFKHVFIHGIVRDSQGRKMSKSLGNGIDPLEVIEKYGADALRFTLVTGNAPGNDMRFYDEKVQASRNFANKIWNAARFALMNLDIDTLELPENPAPEDKWILSKFNTVAGEVNENLNKFEIGIALSKLYDFIWDVLCDWYIELSKTRLFDKENPTNKDAQKTLCYVLSSTLKLLHPIMPFITEEIWQQLPHNGDTIMTAEYPDFDEKLCFKDAEEQMEKIIAAIKGVRAIRTEMNVVPSKKANLYIEAENGEIFENGKAFFVRLCSAADIYVNSDVDTNGMVTVVCDGAKIFIPFGELVDIEKELERLNKEIVRLEGEIARVDNKLSNEKFVSKAPAKVIDEEKAKKEKYTRMLEQVKQTIKNLK, from the coding sequence ATTACGATGGCAAAAGAGCTCAATAAGATTTATGAGCCAAACGAGGTTGAGGACAGAATATATAAGTTTTGGGAGGATAACGGATATTTTCACGCTGAGGTAAATCCCGATAAAAAGCCTTTTACAATAGTTATTCCCCCACCCAATGTAACAGGTCAGCTTCATATGGGCCACGCTCTTGATGAAACCTTACAGGATATTCTTATCCGTCACAAGAGAATGCAAGGCTATGAAGCTTTATGGCTTCCCGGTACAGACCACGCTGGTATTGCAACTCAGATAAAGGTTGAAGAAAATTTGCGTAAAGAGGGCAAAACCCGTTACGATTTAGGTCGTGAAGCTTTTATTGAGCGTGTATGGGAATGGAAAAACCTTTACGGTAACCGTATTATTCAACAGCTTAAAAAATTGGGGTCCTCTTGCGACTGGGAAAGAGAACGCTTTACTATGGATGAGGGCTGTTCAAAGGCTGTTCGTGAGGTTTTTGTTAACCTTTATGAAAAGGGACTTATTTACAAGGGCAATAAAATTATAAACTGGTGCCCCAGCTGTACCACTGCTTTATCAGATGCTGAGGTTGAATATGCTGAGGAACAGGGCAATTTCTGGCACATAAAGTATCCTGTTAAGGATTCTGACGAGTTTGTAATAATAGCTACTACACGTCCCGAAACCTTGTTGGGAGATACTGCTGTTGCTGTTCACCCTGAGGATGAAAGATATGCTCATTTAGTTGGCAAAACTCTTATTCTTCCTCTTGTAAACAAAGAAATCCCCGTAATTGCAGACGAATATGTAGAAAAGGATTTCGGTACAGGCTGTGTTAAAATTACCCCCTGTCACGACCCTAACGACTATGAGGTAGGAAAGCGCCACAACCTTGAAGAAGTTCTTATTTTTGATGAAAATGCAGTTGTAAACAAAAACGGCGGCAAGTACGAAGGTCTTTCCCGTTTTGATGCAAGAAAAGCTGTTGTTGAGGATTTAGAGGCTTTAGGACTGCTTGTTAAAATTGAGCCTATAACTCACAACGTAGGCAAGTGTTACCGTTGTGGAAACAGCGTTGAGCCTATCACCTCTTCTCAATGGTTTGTTAAAATGAAGCCTTTAGCTCAAGAAGCTATTAACGTAGTTGAGGACAGACGTGTTGAATTTGTCCCCGACCGTTTTTCAAAAACATATCTTCACTGGATGGAAAATGTTCACGATTGGTGTATTTCCCGTCAGCTTTGGTGGGGACATCAAATTCCTGCGTTCTATTGTCAGGATTGCGGAGAAATGGTTGTATCTAAGGAAGATGTTTGGGTTTGTCCCAAGTGCGGCGGCAAAATGAAGCAGGAAGAGGATGTGCTTGACACCTGGTTCTCTTCTGCTCTTTGGCCCTTCTCTACTTTGGGTTGGCCCGACAAAACAAAGGAGCTTGAATATTTCTATCCCACAAGCGTTCTTGTTACAGGCTATGACATCATTTTCTTCTGGGTTGCAAGAATGATTTTCTCCGGTATGGAGCATATGAAGAAGGAGCCCTTTAAGCACGTATTTATTCACGGAATTGTCAGAGATTCACAGGGCAGAAAAATGTCCAAATCTCTTGGAAACGGCATTGACCCTCTTGAAGTTATTGAAAAATACGGCGCTGATGCTCTCAGATTTACTCTTGTTACAGGAAACGCACCCGGAAACGATATGCGTTTTTACGATGAAAAGGTGCAGGCGTCCCGAAACTTTGCAAATAAGATATGGAATGCTGCCCGTTTTGCATTGATGAATCTTGACATTGATACTCTTGAATTGCCCGAAAATCCTGCACCCGAGGATAAGTGGATTTTATCAAAATTCAATACAGTTGCAGGAGAGGTTAATGAAAATCTAAATAAGTTTGAAATAGGTATTGCTCTTTCAAAGCTTTATGATTTTATATGGGATGTTCTTTGCGACTGGTATATTGAGCTTTCAAAAACAAGACTTTTTGACAAAGAAAACCCCACAAACAAGGATGCTCAGAAAACTCTCTGCTATGTTTTATCTTCAACATTAAAGCTTCTTCACCCCATTATGCCCTTTATAACAGAGGAAATATGGCAACAGCTTCCCCACAACGGCGATACAATTATGACTGCTGAATACCCTGATTTTGATGAAAAGCTTTGCTTTAAAGATGCTGAAGAGCAAATGGAAAAGATAATTGCAGCTATCAAGGGTGTTCGCGCAATACGTACAGAAATGAATGTTGTTCCTTCCAAAAAAGCAAACCTTTATATCGAAGCTGAAAACGGTGAAATTTTTGAAAACGGAAAAGCATTTTTCGTTCGTCTTTGCTCTGCTGCTGACATTTATGTAAACAGCGATGTTGACACCAACGGAATGGTAACTGTTGTTTGCGACGGTGCAAAAATATTTATTCCTTTCGGTGAGCTTGTAGATATTGAAAAAGAGCTTGAGCGTTTGAATAAAGAAATTGTTCGTCTTGAAGGCGAAATTGCCCGTGTTGATAATAAGCTTTCAAACGAAAAATTTGTTTCAAAGGCTCCTGCAAAGGTAATTGACGAAGAAAAAGCAAAGAAGGAAAAATATACCCGTATGCTTGAACAAGTCAAGCAAACTATTAAAAATTTAAAATAA
- a CDS encoding phosphodiester glycosidase family protein: MNIDFIKKYFFTIVITVAVGLSSGLFLLYGPYKGFRTTLVTTAMATMRHQWLATTFYDDDAIQKVLNENKIDDSGKISDNSLIEIDTNKIDDERLLPEDKNQPYKIMDISGNNYRGHVLVIYNPNKIDMGVTDRYGVWGEWVSSGSKEDGGLVAVNAAGFPDAGGVGKGERATGMLIVDGEIFDIQNPEATIHQMIGFDKDGILTLFRGTVDEIMDKNYRDAIEFEPYLIVNGEPTKMYGDGGKGIGPVTLIGQRQEGTVLFVVIDGRQPGHSIGITMKKAQEIMLDYGCFNAARLDGGSSSILVENGITLNKPSSTGGERWVPTWFQLMP; encoded by the coding sequence ATGAATATAGATTTTATTAAAAAATATTTTTTCACAATTGTAATAACTGTTGCTGTTGGTCTTTCAAGCGGACTTTTTCTTTTATACGGTCCTTATAAAGGCTTCCGTACAACGCTTGTAACAACTGCTATGGCAACAATGCGCCATCAATGGCTTGCTACCACATTTTATGATGATGATGCAATTCAAAAGGTGCTTAATGAAAATAAAATTGATGACTCAGGTAAAATTTCTGATAATTCTCTTATTGAAATTGATACCAACAAAATTGACGATGAGAGACTTTTACCCGAAGATAAAAATCAGCCCTATAAAATTATGGACATAAGCGGCAATAATTACAGAGGTCATGTTCTTGTAATTTACAACCCCAATAAAATAGATATGGGTGTTACTGACCGTTACGGTGTCTGGGGCGAATGGGTTTCTTCAGGCTCAAAGGAGGACGGCGGTTTAGTTGCCGTAAATGCTGCAGGCTTCCCCGATGCAGGCGGTGTCGGCAAGGGAGAGCGTGCTACCGGTATGCTTATTGTTGACGGAGAAATTTTTGATATTCAAAATCCCGAGGCTACTATTCATCAGATGATCGGTTTTGACAAAGACGGTATTTTAACACTTTTCAGAGGCACTGTAGACGAAATTATGGATAAAAACTACAGAGATGCCATTGAATTTGAGCCTTATCTTATTGTTAACGGTGAGCCTACAAAGATGTACGGTGACGGCGGTAAAGGTATAGGACCTGTTACTTTAATCGGTCAACGTCAGGAAGGCACTGTTCTTTTTGTAGTTATTGACGGACGTCAGCCCGGTCACAGTATAGGTATTACTATGAAAAAAGCGCAGGAAATTATGCTTGACTATGGCTGTTTCAATGCTGCCCGTCTTGACGGCGGCTCTTCCTCTATTCTTGTAGAAAACGGAATTACCTTGAACAAGCCTTCAAGCACAGGCGGTGAACGTTGGGTTCCTACTTGGTTCCAGCTTATGCCTTAA
- a CDS encoding sialate O-acetylesterase, whose product MKNKLFYATILATGIFAAGALCGCSAGKDSKKKPITKANFTVNTSVPESEDLKIPDLIGEKAVLQQNSVIKFWGSYTEDCPVAVCVNDTFYYGECVNGTFELLIRTEEASKGNTITVYTQKEKKTINDVWFGEVFLCAGQSNMQFTLSEFSTPPQQASRDVRVATVPVLQLKAPVTTPMTDTDMVWLNMQDSLPNVSAVGYYFAEKMAEELKCPIGIVVCAAGDTIVASWLPEEKASQLPPIYQETRNDYYWVRTASHMYNTMLSPILKGTFKSVIWYQGENQSYQYDIFLTEMINCWREKFEQPKLPFTIIELVGCGDSWIQNWPEIRVMQRKVSEELDNCTISVNIDLGEKNNIHPFDKEPVALRAAYATLNALYNGKYPDSPVLQKTEFKDNTLRLTFSNDEGMIIKGNAELAFEISPDGRAWYGASAHLDGNTVVLTYDENIKPVSVRYAWANYCADMAVLYNKDSMPADTFLVELDKSGKIKEE is encoded by the coding sequence ATGAAAAATAAGCTTTTTTACGCTACTATTCTTGCTACCGGTATTTTTGCGGCAGGTGCTCTTTGCGGCTGTTCAGCAGGCAAAGACTCTAAAAAAAAGCCTATAACAAAAGCTAATTTTACAGTAAACACCTCTGTTCCCGAAAGTGAAGATTTAAAAATTCCCGATCTTATTGGCGAAAAAGCCGTTTTACAACAAAATTCTGTTATTAAATTCTGGGGTAGTTATACCGAAGATTGCCCTGTTGCCGTTTGTGTAAATGATACTTTTTATTACGGAGAATGTGTAAACGGCACTTTTGAACTGTTAATTCGCACCGAAGAAGCTTCAAAGGGTAACACTATTACTGTTTATACTCAAAAAGAGAAAAAGACAATCAATGACGTTTGGTTTGGCGAGGTTTTCCTTTGCGCAGGTCAATCAAATATGCAATTTACCTTGTCCGAGTTTTCCACACCGCCTCAGCAGGCTTCAAGGGATGTTCGTGTCGCCACCGTTCCTGTTTTACAGCTTAAAGCTCCCGTAACTACTCCTATGACAGATACTGATATGGTATGGCTTAATATGCAGGATTCTCTTCCCAATGTTTCAGCCGTAGGATATTACTTTGCCGAAAAAATGGCTGAAGAGCTTAAATGTCCTATCGGAATAGTTGTTTGTGCTGCGGGTGATACCATTGTCGCATCTTGGCTTCCGGAGGAAAAAGCCTCTCAGCTTCCGCCCATATATCAGGAAACTCGTAATGACTATTACTGGGTACGTACCGCTTCTCATATGTATAATACGATGCTCTCCCCTATTTTAAAGGGTACTTTTAAATCTGTAATCTGGTATCAGGGTGAAAATCAGTCCTATCAATACGACATTTTCCTTACCGAAATGATAAATTGCTGGCGAGAAAAATTCGAACAGCCTAAGCTTCCCTTTACAATAATTGAGCTTGTTGGTTGCGGAGACTCCTGGATACAAAACTGGCCCGAAATCAGAGTTATGCAAAGAAAGGTATCAGAGGAGCTTGACAACTGCACTATATCTGTAAACATAGATTTAGGTGAAAAAAATAACATTCATCCTTTTGACAAAGAGCCTGTAGCATTACGTGCGGCATACGCTACCTTAAATGCTCTTTATAACGGAAAATATCCCGACTCCCCTGTTTTGCAAAAAACAGAGTTTAAAGATAACACTCTAAGACTGACATTTTCAAACGACGAGGGAATGATTATCAAGGGCAACGCTGAGCTTGCTTTTGAAATTAGTCCCGACGGCCGTGCCTGGTATGGTGCTTCTGCTCATTTGGACGGCAACACTGTAGTTTTAACCTACGATGAAAATATAAAGCCTGTTTCTGTGCGCTATGCTTGGGCAAACTACTGTGCCGATATGGCTGTTTTATATAACAAAGACTCTATGCCGGCAGATACTTTTCTTGTTGAATTAGATAAGTCAGGAAAAATAAAGGAGGAGTAA
- a CDS encoding ComF family protein yields MNKIIDILTDIIYPKRCVFCGDVYDEHTICDECLKKMPRTYCHPILPMVAKKGNKLYLKCIVSPLYYGDIVRSAILALKFYKRYAAAEPLAVMMSDAVLGNYHYSDVDMIIPVPLSRFRKNKRTYNQSEMLATELSKLIGVPVNAEILFKIKNTKAQSTIKKKSKRMKNIKNVYKVKNSELIKDKNILLVDDVVTTGATLNECAKVLVEAGAAKVVAVAAAQSCR; encoded by the coding sequence ATGAATAAGATTATAGATATTTTGACTGATATTATATATCCTAAAAGATGTGTTTTTTGCGGAGATGTTTATGACGAGCATACCATATGCGACGAATGTCTTAAAAAGATGCCACGTACATACTGTCATCCCATTCTTCCTATGGTTGCAAAGAAAGGAAATAAATTATATCTTAAGTGTATTGTTTCACCGCTTTATTACGGTGATATTGTCCGTTCTGCAATACTTGCACTTAAGTTTTATAAAAGATATGCTGCGGCAGAGCCTTTAGCTGTTATGATGTCTGATGCGGTGCTTGGTAATTATCATTATTCAGACGTAGATATGATTATTCCGGTACCTCTTTCAAGATTTAGAAAAAATAAGCGTACATATAATCAATCTGAGATGCTCGCAACAGAGCTTTCGAAGCTTATAGGTGTCCCTGTCAATGCGGAAATACTTTTTAAAATTAAAAATACCAAGGCTCAATCCACTATAAAGAAAAAATCCAAAAGAATGAAAAATATAAAGAATGTTTATAAAGTGAAAAACAGCGAATTGATAAAGGATAAAAACATTCTTCTTGTTGATGATGTAGTAACAACAGGAGCTACCTTGAACGAATGTGCAAAAGTGCTGGTTGAAGCAGGGGCTGCTAAAGTAGTGGCTGTCGCAGCGGCGCAATCCTGCAGATGA
- a CDS encoding spore coat associated protein CotJA, with protein MLPLAMAYVPMQKWQKIYEPEMSLMRGTMFAELDKPFLGEALD; from the coding sequence ATGTTGCCATTGGCTATGGCATATGTACCAATGCAAAAATGGCAAAAAATTTATGAGCCTGAAATGTCGCTTATGAGAGGCACCATGTTTGCAGAGCTTGACAAACCTTTTCTTGGGGAGGCTCTTGACTGA
- a CDS encoding spore coat protein CotJB, translating to MEHQSNDKLLKRVQICDFLLLETALFLDTHPDNREAKEYFKKVLEMKKKATAQYTEACGPLTFEDAADDDGWSWINKPWPWQRKGE from the coding sequence ATGGAACACCAAAGCAACGATAAGCTTTTAAAAAGAGTTCAGATTTGCGATTTCTTATTGCTTGAAACCGCCCTCTTTTTAGATACTCATCCTGACAACAGAGAGGCTAAAGAATATTTCAAAAAAGTATTGGAAATGAAAAAGAAAGCTACCGCACAATATACAGAAGCTTGCGGTCCGTTAACATTTGAAGATGCCGCTGACGATGATGGTTGGTCTTGGATAAACAAGCCTTGGCCTTGGCAAAGAAAGGGAGAATGA
- a CDS encoding sodium:alanine symporter family protein: protein MLAIVQEINKYLSDIILVVLLIGTGLFFTIKTRFVQVRCFGEGIRNIFKRNKSEKSKHSMSSFQALTTAIAAQVGTGNIVGACGAILIGGPGAIFWMWIISFFGMATIYAEAVLAQETRIKGEDGSIKGGPVYYIMRAFNNKFGKFLAGFFAVACIIALGFIGCMVQSNSIGSTCETAFGVPSWIVGIIIAAISGFIFIGGVSRIAKVTEKLVPVMAILYILGSIVVLAVRVKYIPETIGIIFKYAFVPNAILGGSIGLALKEAISQGVKRGLFSNEAGMGSTPHAHALANVETPHNQGTMAMIGVFIDTFVVLTATGIVIVSTLYAGNGILSGGAAAGVEKTNMAQLAFSSVFGNTFGNSFVAICLLFFAFSTILGWNLFGKINVEYLFGKKATYVYLVLAVIFIFLGSCVSNKLAWELSDMFNQLMVIPNVIALLALSGIVASAARNKKK from the coding sequence ATGTTAGCAATTGTACAGGAAATCAACAAGTATCTTTCCGATATTATTCTTGTTGTACTCTTAATCGGAACAGGCTTGTTTTTTACAATTAAAACAAGATTTGTTCAGGTGCGTTGCTTTGGAGAGGGAATAAGAAATATCTTCAAAAGAAACAAGTCTGAAAAAAGTAAACATTCTATGAGCTCGTTTCAGGCATTGACAACGGCTATAGCGGCACAGGTAGGTACAGGAAATATAGTAGGTGCCTGCGGAGCTATTCTTATCGGTGGTCCCGGTGCGATTTTTTGGATGTGGATAATTTCTTTCTTCGGAATGGCTACAATATATGCCGAAGCGGTTTTAGCACAGGAAACAAGAATAAAAGGGGAAGACGGCTCAATAAAAGGCGGACCCGTTTATTACATAATGCGTGCATTTAATAATAAATTCGGAAAATTCCTCGCAGGATTTTTTGCGGTAGCTTGTATTATTGCTTTAGGATTTATAGGCTGTATGGTACAGTCTAACTCTATCGGTTCAACCTGTGAAACAGCTTTTGGAGTACCCTCTTGGATTGTTGGAATAATAATTGCGGCTATTTCAGGCTTTATTTTCATAGGCGGTGTAAGCAGAATAGCAAAGGTAACGGAAAAGCTTGTACCTGTTATGGCAATTCTTTATATTTTGGGAAGTATCGTAGTTCTTGCAGTACGTGTAAAATATATTCCCGAAACAATAGGTATTATATTCAAATATGCCTTTGTGCCTAACGCTATTTTGGGCGGCAGTATTGGTCTTGCCCTTAAGGAAGCAATAAGTCAGGGTGTAAAAAGAGGTCTCTTCTCCAATGAAGCGGGTATGGGCTCAACTCCTCACGCACACGCTTTGGCAAATGTTGAAACGCCTCACAATCAAGGAACAATGGCTATGATAGGCGTATTCATTGACACCTTTGTTGTTTTGACAGCAACGGGAATTGTAATTGTTTCAACTCTTTATGCAGGCAACGGTATTTTATCCGGCGGAGCAGCAGCGGGAGTAGAAAAAACAAATATGGCTCAATTGGCATTTTCAAGCGTTTTCGGAAATACCTTTGGAAATTCATTTGTTGCAATATGTCTCTTGTTCTTTGCTTTTTCCACTATATTAGGCTGGAACTTATTTGGAAAAATAAATGTTGAATATCTGTTTGGTAAAAAAGCTACTTACGTATATTTAGTTCTTGCAGTAATATTCATTTTCTTAGGCTCTTGCGTTTCCAATAAGTTGGCTTGGGAGCTTTCGGATATGTTTAATCAGCTAATGGTAATACCAAACGTTATTGCTTTGCTTGCCCTTTCGGGAATAGTCGCTTCAGCAGCGAGAAACAAGAAGAAGTAA
- a CDS encoding manganese catalase family protein: MWTYDKKLQYPVNIKRPDPAAAKIIISQLGGPDGETGAALRYLSQRYAAPYKEVIGILTDVGTEELAHMEIVSAVLYQLTRNLSTEQIKCSGFDTYFVDHTTGIYPVAASGDPFTAATFQSTGDVIADLNEDLAAEQKARLTYDNILRLVDDPDVRDVIKYLREREIVHYQRFGEGLRITLDNLNSKNFFAFNPGFDK; encoded by the coding sequence ATGTGGACTTATGATAAAAAGCTTCAATATCCCGTAAATATTAAAAGACCTGACCCCGCAGCAGCAAAAATCATCATATCACAGCTCGGCGGTCCGGACGGTGAGACAGGTGCAGCGTTAAGATATCTTAGCCAACGCTACGCTGCTCCTTATAAAGAGGTTATAGGTATACTGACTGATGTAGGTACAGAAGAGCTTGCTCATATGGAAATAGTAAGCGCTGTTCTTTATCAGCTTACAAGAAATCTTTCTACAGAGCAAATCAAGTGTTCAGGTTTTGATACCTACTTTGTAGACCATACAACCGGAATATACCCTGTAGCCGCTTCCGGAGACCCCTTTACTGCCGCTACCTTCCAATCAACCGGCGACGTAATAGCAGACCTTAACGAAGACCTTGCCGCAGAGCAAAAAGCAAGACTGACCTATGACAATATTTTACGTCTTGTAGATGATCCTGACGTAAGAGATGTTATTAAGTATTTGCGTGAGCGTGAAATCGTGCACTACCAACGCTTCGGTGAAGGCTTGAGAATTACCTTAGACAATCTTAACAGCAAAAACTTTTTTGCCTTTAACCCCGGTTTTGATAAGTAA
- the spoVAE gene encoding stage V sporulation protein AE, translating to MQYLQTFITGAIICVIGQILIDKTKLTPAKILTGYVVAGVILTGLGIYEYVVDFGGAGATVPLLGFGYSLAKGVQKAIEEHGPIGILTGGITGTAAGISAAVFFSLLAAIIFKSKSKK from the coding sequence ATGCAATATTTGCAGACATTTATTACCGGTGCAATTATATGTGTAATAGGTCAGATTTTAATAGATAAAACTAAGCTGACGCCCGCAAAAATTTTAACAGGATATGTTGTTGCAGGCGTTATTCTTACAGGATTAGGAATTTATGAATATGTGGTTGATTTCGGAGGAGCAGGCGCTACTGTACCGCTGTTGGGCTTTGGATATTCTTTAGCTAAAGGTGTACAAAAGGCAATAGAGGAGCACGGTCCAATAGGAATTTTAACAGGCGGCATCACAGGAACAGCGGCAGGCATTTCGGCAGCTGTATTTTTCAGTCTTCTTGCGGCAATAATTTTTAAATCAAAGTCAAAAAAATGA
- the smpB gene encoding SsrA-binding protein SmpB, which yields MEQTKTVAQNKKAYHDYFIEESFETGIELCGTEVKSIRQGKINLKDSFCSISDKGEIFVRGMHISPYEKGNIFNKDPLRQRKLLMHKKEIMRLLGYVKQDGLTLIPLSVYFKGSLVKVQLGVCKGKKIYDKRETQAKKDASRAMDRAIKEQNRA from the coding sequence ATGGAACAAACTAAAACCGTAGCTCAAAATAAAAAAGCATATCACGATTATTTTATAGAAGAAAGCTTCGAAACAGGTATTGAGCTTTGCGGAACAGAGGTTAAATCCATAAGGCAGGGTAAAATAAATTTAAAGGATTCTTTTTGCTCAATATCAGACAAAGGTGAAATTTTTGTAAGAGGAATGCACATTTCTCCCTATGAAAAAGGAAACATCTTTAATAAAGACCCTTTAAGGCAAAGAAAGCTACTTATGCACAAAAAAGAAATTATGCGTCTTTTGGGCTATGTAAAGCAAGACGGACTTACTCTTATTCCTCTATCGGTATATTTTAAGGGCAGTCTTGTAAAAGTACAGTTAGGCGTTTGCAAAGGTAAAAAAATCTATGACAAGCGTGAAACTCAAGCTAAAAAAGATGCTTCAAGAGCTATGGACAGAGCCATAAAAGAACAAAACAGAGCTTAA